From a region of the Falco cherrug isolate bFalChe1 chromosome 9, bFalChe1.pri, whole genome shotgun sequence genome:
- the ADRA2A gene encoding alpha-2A adrenergic receptor — translation MFNLERPFTERGRFFSSMEYQRQLEEEEGYPPPGTNGTLNDSGAGPGWGTPYPLHTTVTLISLAGLLMLFTVFGNVLVIIAVFTSRALKAPQNLFLVSLASADILVATLVIPFSLANEVMGYWYFGKVWCEIYLALDVLFCTSSIVHLCAISLDRYWSITQAIEYNLKRTPRRIKCIIFIVWVISAVISFPPLISIEKKSGQQADQGVAGCKINDEKWYIISSSIGSFFAPCLIMILVYMRIYQIAKRRTRVPPNKRAERPEKRHNGLTDKEDLPATAQLNGEKAAGGGGEQEGEVNGIDMEETSSSEHQENNQCKKSERPSRGKTKTKLSQIKPGDSLPRKAEEERNTKGSRWRGRQNREKRFTFVLAVVIGVFVICWFPFFFTYTLMAVCKSCSVPDTLFKFFFWFGYCNSSLNPVIYTIFNHDFRRAFKRILCRIERKRIV, via the coding sequence TTCACGGAGAGGGGCCGCTTCTTCTCCTCCATGGAGTACCAgcggcagctggaggaggaggagggctaCCCGCCTCCCGGCACCAACGGGACCCTCAACGacagcggggccgggccgggctggggcacGCCGTACCCTCTGCACACCACCGTCACCCTCATCAGCCTGGCCGGCTTGCTCATGCTGTTCACCGTCTTCGGCAACGTTCTGGTCATCATCGCTGTCTTCACCAGCAGGGCGCTCAAGGCCCCCCAGAACCTTTTCCTGGTCTCCTTAGCCTCGGCCGACATCCTGGTGGCCACGCTGGTCATTCCCTTCTCGCTGGCAAACGAGGTGATGGGGTACTGGTACTTTGGCAAAGTCTGGTGTGAGATCTACTTGGCCTTGGATGTGCTGTTCTGCACCTCCTCCATTGTGCACTTGTGTGCCATCAGCCTGGACCGCTACTGGTCCATCACGCAAGCCATCGAGTACAACCTCAAGCGTACCCCACGCCGCATCAAGTGCATCATCTTCATTGTCTGGGTCATCTCGGCCGTCATCTCCTTCCCGCCGCTCATCTCCATCGAGAAGAAGAGTGGGCAGCAGGCTGACCAGGGGGTGGCAGGGTGCAAGATCAACGATGAGAAGTGGTACATCATCTCTTCTAGCATCGGCTCCTTCTTTGCCCCCTGCCTCATCATGATCCTGGTCTACATGCGCATCTACCAGATAGCCAAGAGGCGAACCAGAGTACCACCGAACAAGCGGGCAGAGCGCCCTGAGAAGAGGCACAATGGCTTGACCGACAAGGAGGACCTGCCAGCCACGGCTCAGCTCAAtggggagaaggcagcaggaggtggcggtgagcaggagggagaggtCAATGGCATAGACATGGAGGAGACTTCTTCCTCTGAGCACCAGGAGAACAACCAGTGTAAGAAGTCAGAGAGACCGTCGAGGGGAAAGACCAAGACTAAGCTGAGCCAGATTAAGCCTGGGGACAGTTTGCCCcggaaggcagaggaggagaggaacacCAAAGGGTCCCGGTGGAGGGGCAGGCAGAACCGGGAGAAGCGCTTCACCTTTGTGCTGGCAGTGGTGATTGGGGTCTTTGTCATCTGCTGGTTCCCCTTCTTCTTCACCTACACGCTGATGGCCGTCTGCAAGAGCTGTTCTGTGCCCGACACCCTCTTCAAGTTCTTCTTCTGGTTCGGTTACTGCAATAGCTCCTTGAACCCTGTCATCTATACCATTTTCAACCATGACTTCAGACGGGCCTTCAAAAGGATCCTCTGTAGGATAGAGAGGAAAAGGATTGTTTGA